GGCAAGGATGACATGGAAGAAGACATGCTGGACTTTGCCTATGAGCCCGACCCGGCCCGTTCGCGCCTGACCTGCCAGATCAAGGTCACCGATGCGCTGGACGGTCTGGTCGTTCAGATGCCTGAAAAACAGATCTGATGCATTCCAAAGCGCCGCGCACGCCCGCTCGCATTTGGCAAGACCGGGCGCGCGGCGCACTTACGTCTCTGTGCCTTTGGGTATCGACCTTAGGCACAGCAACTGGTGCCGAGCAAATTAAAGCGGCCAAGTTTACAGAACCCACTACACGCTATGCGCATGGGGTCTTGGGCGACGCTGTTGAATACGGTGCATTGGAACTCCGCGTTCAAATCACCGGCTCAAACCCAAAGACCGTGACCGTTCGTCTGACCCAAGACCGCGTCTTCGAAGATCTCGCACCACGGCTTATCGATATTGATGCTGACGGAACTCTCGAAGCGATTGTTGTCGAATCTCAGGATCAACAAGGCGCGCAACTCGCCATTTATAACGCAAGCGGCACTAAAATCGCCGCTACACCTCACATCGGCACCCACTTCCGCTGGCTCGCCCCAATTGGCGCAGCCGATCTGGACGGTGACGGCCATATCGAAATCGCCTATATCGACCGTCCGCACCTTGCCAAAACACTGCGCGTCTGGCGCTATAAAGACAACGCCCTGACCGAGATCGCTTCGATACCCGGTCTGACCAACCACAAGATCGGTGAGGATTTTATCTCAGGCGGTCTGCGCGCCTGTGGCGACCGCCCGGAGTTGATCGTGGCCAGCGCCGACTGGTCACGGATCATCAGCGTTTCTTACGACAATGGCTGGACCAAAACCGATCTCGGCCCATTCAAAGGCCCAAACAGCCTCGCCCAAGCGTTGAACTGCTGATCCGTCTCTTCATCTGGCTAAAAATACCTTGGGGGTGAGGCCGCAGGCCGAGGGGGCAAAGCCCCCTGCCCGATCAACCATCCAAAGCACGCCACCCGATATCGCGCCGGTAAAATCCTTCGGGCCATTCCACCCCAGCAACCATCTGGTACGCCCGGTCCCGCGCCTCTTGCAACGAGTCTCCGCGCGCCGTTACGTTCAACACACGCCCACCTGCGGCCTGCACCTGACCCTCAACAGCCTTGGTCCCCGCATGGAATACCATGTTGCTGCTGTCCTCGGGCAATGCGTTCAACCCTTTGATGACTGAACCCTTTTCATAGGAACCCGGATAGCCTTTGGCCGCCATCACAACCGTCATCGCGTGATCATCGGCCCAGTTCACCCGCATCTCGCCCAGCCGCCCTTCGGCTGCGGCATGCATCAAATCCATCGCCTGCGCACCAAGGCGCATCATCAGCACCTGACATTCTGGATCGCCAAAACGCACATTGTATTCCACCAGACGTGGCTGACCGCCCTTGATCATCAACCCAGCGTAAAGGACCCCCTGAAACGGCGTACCCCGGCGCTTCATCTCGGCAATGGTTGGCCGCACAATCTCTTCCATCGCACGTGCTTCAACCTCTGCACTCAACACCGGTGCGGGAGAATACGCACCCATACCGCCCGTGTTCAGCCCGGTATCGCCCTCACCAACCCGTTTGTGGTCCTGAGCCGTCCCGACTGAGAGGATGTCCTCACCATCACACAGAACAAAAAGCGAGGCTTCTTCGCCTTCCATGAACTCTTCGATGACAACTTCCGCACCAGCACCGCCAAAAGCGCCGCCGAACATGTCGTCAATTGCGTCCAGTGCGGTCTGTTCGTCCATCGCGACGATCACGCCTTTGCCTGCAGCCAGACCGTCAGCCTTCACCACAATCGGCGCGCCTTGTTTGCGGATATAGGCCTTGGCAGGCTCGGCCTCGGTGAACCGGGCATAAGCTGCGGTGGGCGCATTGGCCGCGTCGCAGATTTCCTTGGTGAAGCTTTTCGACGCTTCGAGCTTCGCCGCCTCGGCGGAGGGACCAAAAACCAGAACTCCGGCCTCGCGCAAGCGATCAGCCACGCCAGCCGCCAAAGGTGCCTCGGGCCCGACAATCACAAAATCAATCGCGTTTTCTTCGGCAAAGCTGACTACAGCCCCGCCATTTTCAATATCCAGCGCCGCACAATCCGCGATTTGAGCGATCCCGGCATTGCCCGGAGCCACGATCAGACGGTCGCATTTTGGGTTTTGCAACACCGCCCAGGCGAGACTGTGTTCGCGTCCGCCGCTGCCGAGAATGAGGATGTTCATGAATGCTCTCCGATCTGCTTGGCCTTGCCTGCGCGGCGTTCTAAGCTGGCCCGGCATTTGAAACAAGGCGCTGAAATGTCCGATCTGCTCGATGACCCGATTCCGGGCCAAAATACCCCCGAATACACCGTTTCCGAGATCTCAGGAGAGGTGAAACGGACGCTCGAAGGCTCTTTCGGGCGAATCCGAGTGCGGGGTGAGGTCGGGCGCGTGTTCAAAGCGCGTTCGGGGCATTTGTACTATGACATCAAAGATGACCGGAACGTTCTGGCCTGCACCACATGGAAAGGACAGATTTCCGGCCTTTCCGTTGTGCCAGAAGAAGGGTTGGAGGTTGTCGTCACGGGCCGCCTGACCGCATTTGGTGCGCAATCGAAATACAATCTGAATGTCGATGAGGTATCCGTCGCCGGACAAGGCGCATTGATGGCCTTGCTGGAGAAACGCAAGAAGCAGCTTGAAGCCGAGGGTTTGTTTGCGCCCGAGCGAAAGAAGCCGTTGCCCTATCTGCCGAATATCATCGGTGTGGTGACATCGCCTTCGGGTGCTGTGATCCGTGACATTCTTCATCGCCTCAGAGACCGGTTCCCGCGTAAGGTGCTAATCTGGCCCGTGGCCGTCCAAGGGGCGAATTGCGCACCAGAAGTCGCTCGCGCCATCGAAGGCTTCAACCAATTGACGCCTGGCGGAGCCCTGCCCCGGCCCGACTTGATCATCGTAGCCCGCGGTGGCGGGTCTATCGAAGACCTCTGGGGCTTTAACGAAGAGGTCGTCGCCCGCGCCGCAGCTGCATCAGAAATTCCGCTGATTTCAGCCGTCGGGCACGAAACCGATACAACGCTGATCGACTTTATCTCGGACCGCCGCGCGCCCACGCCCACTGCCGCAGCAGAGCTTGCCGTGCCCGTCCGCATGGAGCTGCTTGCATGGACCGGAGAGCAAGGGGCGCGGTTGTCCCGTGCGGCAACGGATGCAGTTCAACGCCGAACGCAAAGGCTGCGCGATCTGTCCCGCGCCTTGCCGCGCCCAGACAGCTTGTTGAACTCCCCACGCCAACGTCTTGATTTGATTGCAGATCGCCTGACACCCGCCTTGACCCGCGGCGTGCAAAACCGCCGTCTGCAAGTCGTCGAACTGTCCGCCCATCTACGCCCTTCGACCCTACGTGGTTTGGTAACAACACGTCAGGAATCGCTGCGCAACCTGTCGTCGCGCCTGTCTCTGCGCCCGATTCAGCGCGAGATCGAGCAGCAGCGGCAGAGCCTTGCCCGGCTTAATGATCGAATGAACACCGCTCAGACCACGCGTCTGGAACGCCTTCAGCAACAACTTGAGGCCACCGACCGCCTGCGCGAAACGCTCAGTTACAAAGCCACTTTGGAGCGGGGATATGCGGTCGTCCGTGCGGAAGGTGACGTGATCACCACCAAAGCCCAGGCGGCCACACATGCGGCGCTTGAGATCGAGTTCGCAGATGGTGTTCTGAGCACTGGCACAGCCGCAAAACCGACGCCCAAGAAACCCAAACCGGACGCCCCGGATCAGGGATCACTGTTTTAAGCCATGCTGACCATCTGGGGCCGCAAAACGTCGTGAAATTAAAGGGCTCTGAGGTCTTGTGCTTGCTTTGATCACACACCAACCTCAGGCCCATAGCACACCATTTCCTCGCCAAGTTCCTCAGCCTCATACAGCTCAGTCGCCTCTGGGTTGCCTTCAAACTGCGCAACCAGCCCGCCGCCAGATTGCGTAAAAACCCAGCATTGAGGGTCGAGCCTGTCTTCGTAGACAAAGCAGATCTGCTCGTCCCGCTGATACCAGACACCTTCCTTGCAATTGCCATCCAGAAAAGACCAGATCACACGCCGGTTCGGCAGATACCGCTCGACCCCGTAAACCTGCCCGTCGAACCCGTAGAACAAGGTTTTACCTTGCGTGTATCTGTCGAACTCCGTGCCAGATAAAGGCGTCTGGGCCGCAACGGCCTGCGCGGCAAAACTTGCGAGAATCATCCAATACCTGAGCATATACGCACCCTGCCAGAAGCTTCACTTCGATTCCATTTACCGTTTGATGCTGGGACCTCATAAGAAAATTAACTTAACGTAAGCAATTGATTTCAAAACCCGCACCGGCTGAGATCGGTCGTGAGCAGTCGGAGGCACTCATGACCAACATAGTTTTCTTGATCGCACTTGGCTGCGCCCTTGTCTATCTGCCGCTGACAGCGCGCCCGGCCTCGGCCTTGCGAACGGTATTCAAGACCACCTCGGTTGCCGCTTTGGCCGTTGCAGCCCTTGTACAAGGCGGGCCATGGTTACTTGTTGTTGCGCTCATTCTTTGTGCGACAGGCGATGCATTGTTGTCTCGCGAAACGGATGCCACGTTTATGGTGGGGATTGCTTCCTTCGCTGGCGGACATCTGGCCTATATCGCGCTATTCCTGACCTATCCGACCAGTAACGCTGATCTGATTTGGAACGCGCCCGCGACGGTGTGGTCTCTGATTATTCTGGGCATCGTCATGGCCACCTTGCTGGCGCCACGCGCGGCTGATCTGAAAGGCCCTGTTCTGGCCTACATACCCATCATCCTGGGAATGGGTATAGCTGTTATGGCACTGCCGGAAACAGGTGTATTGCGCAGGGCCTTTCCTGCCGCCATCGCCTTTATCGCGTCCGATCTGATCCTTGCGACCGAGAAGTTTCTACTGCCTCCAAACCATCCGGCCCTCAAGGCAACGCCCTATCTCATCTGGCCCCTATACTGGGGCGCACAGCTCGGCTTTGTCCTTGCATTCGCGTGACCCTTTGCAACTGCCGCAAATCCGCATTAGGTGAAGGGAACACCTGCGGAGACACTACATGGCGTTTTTCTCAAAGCTAAAGGATAAGCTGTTCAAATCCTCCTCTCGTCTGGAAGAGGGGCTGGAAGCAATCGTCGAAGATGGCGGCGAGGAAACGGCCGCGCCTGACCCGGTGATCCCAGAACCACAGCCCGAACCGGAACCGGTCCCGGAAATCCCGGATCCAGCCCCGGCACCACTACCTACTGAACCGCCCGCCCCTGTCCCCGCTGATCCAACTCCGGTCGCTCCTCCACCCGAAATCCCTGAATCGAAGGGCATTCTGAACCGCCTGTTCAATCGCGGCGGCGGCACGACGGAAATGCGCCGCACCTTGGACGATGACATGCTGGAGCAACTCGAAGAGCTGCTGATCGCCTCTGACATGGGTGTCGACACGGCCTTGCGCGTCACCTCGAACATGGCCGAGGGGCGCTTTGGCCGCAAACTCTCAACTCGGGAAATCAAGCAATTGCTTGCACAAGAAGTCGCCCGCGTGATGGAACCCGTGGCCAAGCCCCTGCCGATCTATCCCAAACGCCCGCAAGTGGTGCTGGTCGTCGGGGTCAACGGCTCGGGCAAGACCACCACAATCGGCAAGTTAGCCAGCCAGTTCAAGGAAGCGGGCAAAAAAGTTGCAATCGCCGCCGGTGACACGTTCCGCGCCGCTGCAGTTGAACAATTGCAAGTCTGGGGCGATCGGGCCGGGGTTCCGGTGCTGACCGCGCCAGAAGGCTCGGACCCTGCCAGCCTGGCGTTCGATGCTCTGAATCGCGCACAGGCCGAAGGTGCAGATCTGCTGATGATCGACACCGCAGGCCGTTTGCAAAACCGTGCTGACCTGATGGAAGAGCTAGCCAAGATTGTCCGCGTCATCCGCAAAGTCGACGATACCGCCCCGCACAACACCCTGTTGGTCCTCGACGCAACAACAGGCCAGAACGCGCTGAGCCAGGTGGAAACCTTCCGCAAGCTGGCTGACGTCTCGGGCCTTGTCATGACCAAACTGGACGGCACCGCCAAAGGCGGCGTTTTGGTCGCTTTGGCAGACAAATTCGGCCTGCCCATCCACGCCATTGGTGTGGGCGAACAGATCGACGACCTCGCCCCCTTCGATCCCGAAGAATTTGCCGCCGCCCTGACCGGTCTCGACAAAGGCTGATCCGCCCCTTCATCTGGCTAAAAATACCTTCGGGGGTCTGGGGGTGGAAAACCCCCAGCCTCACCGCCCAGCAAAAGGTTGGCATCTTTGAGCAACTGGCTGATCTCATTGGAAGGGACGGAAGCGGGCCACCAACTTGCACTAGGGTTGGCCCTGATGGCGGCCTTTCTTCATGCCGTGTTTGGGGCTCTGCAAAAGGGGCGTCATGACCCGTGGCTGTCTCGTGGCGCCATTGATGCCAGTTACTGCCTCATGGCCGCACCTTTCGCCCTTTTTGTTGTGCCCTGGCCCGAACCGCATATGTGGCCGATCTTCGCGCTCGTCTGGCTGATTCACATCGCGTACAAGACGCTTCAGGCCATGGCCTATACCAAAGGTTCCTACACAGTGGTCTATCCGGTCGTGCGCGGAACCGGTCCGCTTTTTACAGTCATCGGAGCTTATCTTCTATTCGGAGAGACCTTTTCTGCCGTTCAATGGCTGGGCGTTGCGACCTTGCTAGCCGGAATCTTCGGGTTGGCCGCGTATAATTTCCGGTTTCTGGAAACCAATCGCGACACACTTGGCATCGCGCTCACTCTGGCGATCATCACGGGCCTTTTTGTGGCCCTGTACACCACCTATGACGCCTACGGTATCCGCGCCACTGCCGACCCTTTCACCTTTCTGGCTTGGTTCTTCATGATCGATGGCGCGGCCATGCCGATCTACGCTTTCCTCAGGTGGCGTGCCATGATCGACCGCCCTGCTATTGGCCCTCTCATGCTGCGCGGTCTGGCGGGTGGAATTATTGCCCCTCTGTCATTTGGTGCGATCATGCTCGCCACCCGGCTGGACAAAGTGGGTGAGGCCGCCGTTCTTCGCGAAACCTCAACGGTCTTTGCGGCCCTGATCGGTTGGCTTGTGCTAAAGGAAACTGTAGGGCCCCGACGCATTGCCCTTATGGCATTGATTGCACTCGGCGCCGTAATAGTTGAAATGGGCGGGTAAACAGCAGGACGTACAGATGACAGCCAAAAAAGACATCAACCCGTTTTTGAAACAGGTGCTGGAACTTGGCCCCCCCTTGGCCTTCTTCTTCATCTACCTGCGTTTGCGTGACGACAGTTTTCTGATCGGTGGTATCGAGTATTCCGGCTTTATCGTTGCAACGATCATCTTTGTGCCCCTGATGCTCGGCGCGATGGGTATCCTGTGGTACCTGACCGGCAAACTCAGCCGAATGCAGATATTCACCGCCTTCATGGTCCTTTTCTTCGGTGGCCTCACCGCCTGGTTCAATGACGAGCGGTTCTTCAAGATGAAAACCACGCTGGTCTATGGTCTGTTTGCTTTGATCCTGGGCATTGGCCTGATGCAAAAGAAATCTTACCTGGCCTATGTTCTGGAAGAGTTGCTTCCGATGAAACAGGAAGGCTGGATGATCCTGACCCGCCGCTTGTGCGCCTGTTTTGCCATTTTGGCCGCCGCCAACGAATTTGTCTGGCGCACAATGTCGACGGACATGTGGGTCAAGATTGAGACCTTTGGCTTTCCCATAGCGCTGATGGCCTTTTTGATGCTGCAATTCAGCATGTTGCAGCGCTACATGGAGGATCCGGAACAGAAATAAGTCCCGTTGCGTCAGCCAGGTCTGCCAAAACAAACAAAATTCTTGGATAATGCGCCGAGCTATGTGAAGTTGTATCACCACCCGCACACTCACCTTGCCCAAGATCGGTGCATACATGACGGCCTTTCCCAACAGCGGCTTCTTGTCCGAAGCCTCCGACGGACTCAGAGAAATGCTTTCGGCTCAAGCGACCGAAATTTCCCTGACCCAAGGCGAAACACTTTTTGAACAAGGCGACGAGGGCGACGCGCTGTACGCCATTTTGGAAGGCACCCTCGAA
The genomic region above belongs to Ruegeria sp. HKCCD4315 and contains:
- a CDS encoding VCBS repeat-containing protein, which codes for MHSKAPRTPARIWQDRARGALTSLCLWVSTLGTATGAEQIKAAKFTEPTTRYAHGVLGDAVEYGALELRVQITGSNPKTVTVRLTQDRVFEDLAPRLIDIDADGTLEAIVVESQDQQGAQLAIYNASGTKIAATPHIGTHFRWLAPIGAADLDGDGHIEIAYIDRPHLAKTLRVWRYKDNALTEIASIPGLTNHKIGEDFISGGLRACGDRPELIVASADWSRIISVSYDNGWTKTDLGPFKGPNSLAQALNC
- the purD gene encoding phosphoribosylamine--glycine ligase; the protein is MNILILGSGGREHSLAWAVLQNPKCDRLIVAPGNAGIAQIADCAALDIENGGAVVSFAEENAIDFVIVGPEAPLAAGVADRLREAGVLVFGPSAEAAKLEASKSFTKEICDAANAPTAAYARFTEAEPAKAYIRKQGAPIVVKADGLAAGKGVIVAMDEQTALDAIDDMFGGAFGGAGAEVVIEEFMEGEEASLFVLCDGEDILSVGTAQDHKRVGEGDTGLNTGGMGAYSPAPVLSAEVEARAMEEIVRPTIAEMKRRGTPFQGVLYAGLMIKGGQPRLVEYNVRFGDPECQVLMMRLGAQAMDLMHAAAEGRLGEMRVNWADDHAMTVVMAAKGYPGSYEKGSVIKGLNALPEDSSNMVFHAGTKAVEGQVQAAGGRVLNVTARGDSLQEARDRAYQMVAGVEWPEGFYRRDIGWRALDG
- the xseA gene encoding exodeoxyribonuclease VII large subunit, whose product is MSDLLDDPIPGQNTPEYTVSEISGEVKRTLEGSFGRIRVRGEVGRVFKARSGHLYYDIKDDRNVLACTTWKGQISGLSVVPEEGLEVVVTGRLTAFGAQSKYNLNVDEVSVAGQGALMALLEKRKKQLEAEGLFAPERKKPLPYLPNIIGVVTSPSGAVIRDILHRLRDRFPRKVLIWPVAVQGANCAPEVARAIEGFNQLTPGGALPRPDLIIVARGGGSIEDLWGFNEEVVARAAAASEIPLISAVGHETDTTLIDFISDRRAPTPTAAAELAVPVRMELLAWTGEQGARLSRAATDAVQRRTQRLRDLSRALPRPDSLLNSPRQRLDLIADRLTPALTRGVQNRRLQVVELSAHLRPSTLRGLVTTRQESLRNLSSRLSLRPIQREIEQQRQSLARLNDRMNTAQTTRLERLQQQLEATDRLRETLSYKATLERGYAVVRAEGDVITTKAQAATHAALEIEFADGVLSTGTAAKPTPKKPKPDAPDQGSLF
- a CDS encoding lysoplasmalogenase encodes the protein MTNIVFLIALGCALVYLPLTARPASALRTVFKTTSVAALAVAALVQGGPWLLVVALILCATGDALLSRETDATFMVGIASFAGGHLAYIALFLTYPTSNADLIWNAPATVWSLIILGIVMATLLAPRAADLKGPVLAYIPIILGMGIAVMALPETGVLRRAFPAAIAFIASDLILATEKFLLPPNHPALKATPYLIWPLYWGAQLGFVLAFA
- the ftsY gene encoding signal recognition particle-docking protein FtsY is translated as MAFFSKLKDKLFKSSSRLEEGLEAIVEDGGEETAAPDPVIPEPQPEPEPVPEIPDPAPAPLPTEPPAPVPADPTPVAPPPEIPESKGILNRLFNRGGGTTEMRRTLDDDMLEQLEELLIASDMGVDTALRVTSNMAEGRFGRKLSTREIKQLLAQEVARVMEPVAKPLPIYPKRPQVVLVVGVNGSGKTTTIGKLASQFKEAGKKVAIAAGDTFRAAAVEQLQVWGDRAGVPVLTAPEGSDPASLAFDALNRAQAEGADLLMIDTAGRLQNRADLMEELAKIVRVIRKVDDTAPHNTLLVLDATTGQNALSQVETFRKLADVSGLVMTKLDGTAKGGVLVALADKFGLPIHAIGVGEQIDDLAPFDPEEFAAALTGLDKG
- a CDS encoding EamA family transporter, coding for MSNWLISLEGTEAGHQLALGLALMAAFLHAVFGALQKGRHDPWLSRGAIDASYCLMAAPFALFVVPWPEPHMWPIFALVWLIHIAYKTLQAMAYTKGSYTVVYPVVRGTGPLFTVIGAYLLFGETFSAVQWLGVATLLAGIFGLAAYNFRFLETNRDTLGIALTLAIITGLFVALYTTYDAYGIRATADPFTFLAWFFMIDGAAMPIYAFLRWRAMIDRPAIGPLMLRGLAGGIIAPLSFGAIMLATRLDKVGEAAVLRETSTVFAALIGWLVLKETVGPRRIALMALIALGAVIVEMGG
- a CDS encoding inner membrane-spanning protein YciB: MTAKKDINPFLKQVLELGPPLAFFFIYLRLRDDSFLIGGIEYSGFIVATIIFVPLMLGAMGILWYLTGKLSRMQIFTAFMVLFFGGLTAWFNDERFFKMKTTLVYGLFALILGIGLMQKKSYLAYVLEELLPMKQEGWMILTRRLCACFAILAAANEFVWRTMSTDMWVKIETFGFPIALMAFLMLQFSMLQRYMEDPEQK